A window from Coregonus clupeaformis isolate EN_2021a unplaced genomic scaffold, ASM2061545v1 scaf0504, whole genome shotgun sequence encodes these proteins:
- the LOC123484943 gene encoding transmembrane and ubiquitin-like domain-containing protein 2, which translates to MAVCALTMDGMGDEVAAVSGVLLLVLALALAWLSTQVADRGDHILSTILTVGAHASLIGLGVHDSYGGGPPSADTPEQQTSPPSQENKPEEGEAGSEREDGEGTGEGTAGTGVDLLLNIQGKKPQRYQLDDDDEDDEEEDDEDDYEEEEKVQKLSPVVSCTSITVRLKFLNDTEEVAVLRPQDTVGLLKSKYFSGRERQIKLIYQGQLLQDPKRTLLSLNISHNSVIHCHVSQVLREASPEEAARSGAGASGGIRAAGLAQSTSSLVVPVFVVMLAVVWYFRINYRQFFTAPATISLVGVTVFFSFLIFGMHSR; encoded by the exons ATGGCGGTGTGTGCACTGACAATGGATGGGATGGGAGACGAGGTGGCTGCAGTAAGCGGTGTGTTACTCCTGGTcttggccctggccctggcttgGCTCTCCACACAAGTGGCAGATCGGGGCGACCACATCCTGAGCACCATCCTTACAGTCGGTGCCCACGCCTCTCTAATCGGGCTGGGGGTGCATGACAGTTACGGTGGAGGGCCTCCTAGTGCAGACACGCCAGAGCAGCAAACATCTCCACCCTCCCAGGAGAACAagccagaggagggggaggcagggtcTGAGAGGGAAGATGgtgagggcacaggagaggggaCTGCAGGGACTGGAGTGGACCTGCTGTTGAATATCCAGGGTAAGAAACCTCAGAGATACcagcttgatgatgatgatgaagacgaTGAGGAAGAGGACGACGAGGATGActatgaggaggaagagaaggttCAGAAGCTGAGCCCAGTGGTCTCCTGCACCAGCATCACGGTTCGATTGAAGTTCCTGAATGACACAGAAGAGGTGGCAGTCCTGAGGCCCCAGGATACAGTGGGTCTACTGAAGAG taaGTACTTCTCAGGGCGGGAGCGTCAGATCAAGTTGATCTACCAGGGTCAGCTGCTTCAGGATCCCAAACGGACTCTGCTCTCCCTCAACATCTCTCACAACAGTGTTATCCACTGCCATGTGTCCCAGGTGCTGCGGGAGGCCAGCCCAGAGGAGGCAGCTCGCTCTGGGGCCGGGGCTAGTGGGGGAATCAGGGCTGCAGGCCTGGCTCAGAGCACCAGCAGCCTGGTGGTGCCGGTGTTTGTGGTGATGCTAGCCGTGGTCTGGTACTTCCGCATCAACTACCGTCAGTTCTTCACTGCCCCTGCTACCATCTCCCTGGTGGGAGTCACTGTGTTCTTCAGCTTCCTCATCTTTGGGATGCACAGCCGGTGA